In the Leptospira semungkisensis genome, one interval contains:
- a CDS encoding APC family permease, with amino-acid sequence MKLQRSLNLYDSISLMFSSMVGPGVFITTGYILSQIPNPNLALFCWILGGFLAVAGAMSYAKSASIFPYAGGDYVYLKEAYSPIVAFSSGWLSLSVNFSASISLSAIAFSKTLLSILDPALDFYYIETKFLGITFSMGNAQIIGISTILFFTIVNFFGIGIASRIQNFFTTFKILGLVAFVVLGLTIGNYDVGNFESFSLIPSAPQEWGLLLAGVIPVTFSYLGWNMITYVAEEVKDPDKNIYKSVLVSCSLVTLLYVLINFLYLSSAPSHVLAGDEKIGVTASGFLFGKEVKLFVTAFICWVFMGGISAYIIGGSRIYFAMARDGFFFPSMSKLHPKYHSPYKSLAFQFAYACLFCFVKEIESLLYLITCSTLLLATITAYTPIIFEKRHLRTEFKIPGYPYSTYLYILFNILIITSLVWSKPAEALWGLGFTLLSVPMYYYFKNSKSKLPREGFAVSEILPEAPVVSLVAEKERVPVISGNRN; translated from the coding sequence ATGAAACTCCAACGGTCCCTTAATCTATACGATTCCATCTCCCTTATGTTCAGTTCGATGGTAGGACCAGGGGTTTTTATCACAACCGGCTATATCCTTAGCCAAATCCCAAACCCGAATCTGGCGCTTTTCTGCTGGATACTCGGAGGTTTTCTGGCAGTAGCCGGAGCAATGAGTTACGCAAAATCGGCGAGTATCTTCCCTTATGCAGGAGGAGATTACGTTTATTTAAAAGAGGCGTATTCCCCTATCGTCGCTTTTTCCAGCGGATGGCTATCTCTCTCCGTAAACTTCTCCGCATCCATCTCTCTTTCTGCAATTGCATTTTCCAAAACACTCTTATCTATACTTGATCCAGCTTTAGATTTTTATTATATAGAAACCAAATTCTTAGGCATCACCTTTTCGATGGGGAATGCTCAGATCATAGGGATATCGACGATCCTATTCTTCACGATCGTCAACTTTTTCGGGATTGGAATTGCATCCAGGATCCAGAACTTCTTCACTACTTTCAAAATTTTAGGCTTAGTAGCATTCGTCGTATTAGGATTAACGATCGGTAACTATGATGTTGGCAATTTCGAATCCTTCTCCCTAATCCCTTCTGCACCTCAAGAATGGGGCCTCTTATTAGCAGGAGTAATCCCTGTTACCTTCTCTTATTTGGGATGGAATATGATCACTTACGTTGCAGAAGAAGTCAAAGATCCAGACAAAAACATATACAAATCGGTGCTTGTCTCTTGCTCCTTGGTGACATTACTTTACGTTTTGATTAACTTCTTATATTTAAGTTCCGCTCCGAGCCATGTATTAGCAGGCGATGAGAAGATCGGAGTTACCGCGTCCGGATTTTTGTTCGGAAAAGAAGTAAAATTATTCGTAACCGCATTTATCTGCTGGGTTTTCATGGGAGGAATCTCTGCGTATATTATCGGTGGATCACGAATTTACTTCGCAATGGCAAGAGACGGGTTCTTCTTCCCGAGCATGTCCAAGCTTCATCCCAAGTATCATAGCCCTTATAAATCCTTGGCCTTCCAATTCGCTTATGCATGTTTGTTCTGTTTTGTAAAGGAAATCGAATCCTTGCTCTACTTGATCACTTGCTCCACCTTATTGTTAGCTACGATCACAGCCTATACTCCGATCATCTTCGAAAAGAGACATTTAAGAACCGAATTCAAAATACCAGGCTATCCGTATTCCACCTATTTATATATACTCTTTAATATTCTAATCATCACAAGTCTTGTATGGAGTAAACCTGCAGAGGCTCTATGGGGACTTGGCTTTACATTGCTAAGTGTTCCGATGTATTATTATTTCAAAAATAGCAAATCAAAACTTCCTCGAGAAGGATTTGCAGTTTCAGAAATCCTTCCGGAAGCGCCAGTGGTTAGTCTTGTAGCCGAAAAAGAACGAGTCCCTGTAATTAGCGGAAATAGAAACTGA
- a CDS encoding condensation domain-containing protein, whose translation MYDRSSSMNFSVMLEGEGNFSEEQFRKGLDYVQSKHVLAKAQILKQVGEDSHLYFARSEKKIPIQKEKYSSDWKTKLAKETIRLFSLEDSPLIRAILYESEGSKFALGIIFHHSMSDGRSGCHFLLDVVKASFSEEEVGVPTEPIEFSSLMDLYPAEELYKSDKKSDKPLSVPQFQRKNGEADPQIVSLSIEEDKLTSLIQNVKQKGMSVHGFLGAVQITAFSKFFPKHQEGVLYLSTPVDLRPYLSHTVPDSALGLYISLFTTIVDLRDSFQEKAMTVIKDIKARLAKREGRAFYELLPPPEQFLEREDGMRVFNSLMIRNPQSSVISNVGIIPDLNIEGLKVKELSFTVHPALTQKLFTTVTTFENKMTINMNFDRSRWKTEDMDLFVSSFEDALYKNSGLNR comes from the coding sequence TTGTACGACCGATCATCTTCCATGAATTTCAGCGTGATGTTAGAAGGAGAAGGAAACTTCTCCGAAGAACAATTTCGCAAAGGCCTGGACTATGTACAGTCCAAACACGTGTTAGCTAAGGCGCAGATCTTAAAACAGGTGGGAGAAGATTCTCATCTCTATTTCGCTCGCTCTGAGAAGAAGATACCGATCCAAAAAGAAAAGTATTCCTCCGATTGGAAGACTAAGCTCGCAAAGGAAACCATTCGACTCTTTAGCTTAGAAGATTCTCCTTTGATTCGCGCAATCTTGTATGAATCGGAAGGATCCAAGTTTGCGTTGGGGATCATCTTTCATCATAGCATGTCGGACGGCCGTTCCGGTTGTCATTTTTTATTGGATGTTGTAAAGGCTAGCTTTTCGGAAGAAGAAGTGGGAGTTCCTACGGAACCGATCGAATTTTCTTCCCTTATGGATCTATATCCAGCAGAGGAATTATACAAGAGTGATAAGAAGAGCGACAAGCCTCTCTCTGTTCCTCAATTCCAGAGAAAAAATGGAGAAGCGGATCCTCAGATTGTAAGCCTCTCGATAGAAGAAGATAAGCTGACCTCTCTCATTCAGAACGTAAAGCAGAAGGGAATGTCGGTGCACGGATTCTTAGGAGCAGTGCAGATCACAGCCTTCTCTAAATTTTTTCCGAAACACCAAGAAGGAGTCTTGTATTTATCAACTCCAGTAGATCTTCGCCCTTACCTAAGTCATACAGTGCCTGATTCTGCCTTGGGACTTTATATTTCGCTATTCACAACGATAGTCGATCTTAGAGATTCATTTCAAGAAAAGGCGATGACTGTTATCAAAGATATCAAGGCTCGACTTGCAAAGAGAGAAGGGCGTGCTTTTTACGAACTTCTTCCTCCGCCTGAGCAATTCTTGGAAAGAGAAGATGGGATGAGAGTCTTCAACTCTCTGATGATCCGTAATCCGCAATCAAGCGTGATCAGCAATGTGGGAATTATTCCCGACCTAAATATAGAAGGATTGAAAGTGAAAGAGCTTTCGTTTACGGTTCATCCGGCTTTGACTCAGAAGCTCTTTACTACTGTTACTACTTTCGAAAATAAAATGACGATCAATATGAACTTTGATCGTTCTCGCTGGAAGACGGAAGATATGGATCTTTTTGTTTCTTCCTTTGAGGATGCATTGTATAAGAACTCAGGTTTGAATCGGTAG
- a CDS encoding fatty acid desaturase — translation MSSLVLDRKPAANRIPEKEKTKRIIKWIRYSDAKLRKRFSFLKYQNAIGFGITMGSAGGMILLGTLYVLDLIPFWACIIGNGILASFLHEMEHDLIHSIYFKESPKMQNFLFWMVWLFRANTVNPWFRKEIHLLHHKLSGNKEDIEERFISNGMPWGLRRILVMVDPIMAVVLQGPKIRKDAIYYLRKIKSSPIKGPYRATYLLLWYSFLGWGLFSLVNLALGNPIQETGIAASIHHFLNTAAVVYLIPCWLRQSAIQIVSSNMHYYGDVKSLYQQTQVLDSWWILPLHLFCFNFGATHGIHHFVVTQPFYLRQAVAPRVRPILKKYGIRFNDFESMTRANRYEKEIESIPATA, via the coding sequence ATGAGTTCCTTAGTTTTAGATAGAAAGCCTGCTGCGAACAGGATACCCGAAAAGGAAAAAACAAAGCGCATAATTAAATGGATCCGCTATTCGGATGCAAAGTTAAGAAAGAGATTCTCTTTCTTGAAATATCAAAATGCGATCGGCTTTGGGATCACTATGGGTTCTGCAGGAGGGATGATCCTTCTTGGCACATTGTATGTTCTGGACCTGATCCCTTTCTGGGCTTGTATCATTGGAAACGGGATCCTAGCTTCCTTCCTTCATGAGATGGAACATGATTTGATCCATAGCATTTACTTTAAAGAAAGTCCTAAGATGCAAAACTTTCTATTTTGGATGGTTTGGTTATTCCGAGCGAATACAGTCAATCCTTGGTTTAGAAAAGAGATCCACCTTCTTCATCATAAACTTTCCGGAAACAAGGAGGATATTGAAGAAAGATTCATAAGTAACGGAATGCCTTGGGGACTTCGTAGGATCTTAGTAATGGTAGATCCAATCATGGCAGTTGTATTGCAAGGGCCGAAGATCCGTAAAGATGCGATCTATTATTTGAGAAAGATAAAATCCTCTCCTATCAAAGGACCATATAGGGCTACTTATCTTTTACTTTGGTATTCTTTCTTAGGCTGGGGACTATTCTCATTGGTCAATTTGGCTTTAGGCAATCCTATCCAAGAGACTGGAATCGCCGCGAGCATTCATCATTTCTTAAATACTGCTGCCGTCGTATATTTGATTCCTTGCTGGTTAAGACAGTCTGCGATCCAGATCGTTTCTTCTAATATGCATTATTACGGAGATGTAAAGAGTTTGTATCAGCAAACCCAAGTGTTGGATTCATGGTGGATACTTCCCTTACATTTATTCTGTTTTAATTTCGGGGCGACTCACGGGATCCATCATTTTGTAGTAACCCAACCATTCTACCTAAGACAAGCAGTTGCGCCGAGAGTAAGACCGATCCTTAAAAAATATGGCATACGTTTTAACGATTTTGAGAGCATGACAAGGGCAAATCGATATGAAAAAGAGATTGAATCGATTCCCGCTACCGCGTAG
- a CDS encoding helix-turn-helix domain-containing protein encodes MQNLSISIPAWLSDHPVLWVPVSFSIFGTYLGPLLCIGQNVLERKTALNRLLSLLFICLGLLQVSGLCFIFGLYTLPHLILLHIPVLSSIGPILYGIHKIIQNSEVEKSAFGLSAKHAVLPSIVWFFFFLSFLPGEEKIKEGILIFASDSRAYDFIFYIPLIILAGYILGLLRGTRILFKFGVLKEEWTARVLLYIIIATILNHSIGGLFLLGKNSIFLLISASMMALSLCVSYLIGRRYPAYFQNLQEVARVTNQKYARSLLQGMDMQVLRENLLQTMEREKLFKEEELSLASLADELGLSSHQLSELINQEMGKNFSAFVNEYRIKEACHLLLETEDRSILDIAYEVGFRSKTSFHRAFTKQVGVPPSEFREKKGK; translated from the coding sequence ATGCAAAATTTGTCGATATCCATTCCGGCTTGGCTATCCGATCATCCGGTTCTATGGGTTCCCGTTTCTTTTTCTATTTTTGGGACGTACTTGGGGCCTCTTCTTTGTATAGGCCAGAATGTGCTGGAGAGAAAGACCGCTTTAAATAGGCTTCTTTCGCTTTTGTTTATTTGTTTAGGTTTGCTGCAAGTCAGCGGGCTCTGCTTTATATTCGGATTATATACTCTTCCTCATTTGATCTTATTGCATATTCCCGTACTGAGTTCGATCGGACCGATCCTATACGGGATCCATAAGATCATCCAAAATTCGGAAGTGGAAAAATCCGCCTTCGGGTTAAGTGCGAAACACGCAGTTCTTCCTTCTATCGTTTGGTTTTTCTTTTTTCTCAGCTTTCTTCCTGGAGAAGAAAAGATCAAAGAAGGAATTCTGATCTTTGCAAGCGACAGTCGTGCTTATGATTTCATATTTTATATTCCTCTAATTATCCTTGCCGGATATATATTAGGACTCTTACGAGGAACTAGGATCCTTTTTAAATTCGGAGTATTGAAGGAAGAATGGACTGCGAGAGTCCTACTTTACATTATCATTGCCACTATATTGAATCACTCGATAGGCGGTCTCTTCTTGCTCGGAAAGAATTCTATCTTTCTTTTAATTAGCGCCTCGATGATGGCATTGAGTCTTTGTGTTTCTTATCTAATCGGAAGAAGATATCCTGCGTATTTTCAAAATTTGCAAGAGGTGGCGAGGGTCACAAATCAGAAATACGCAAGGTCCTTATTGCAGGGAATGGATATGCAGGTTCTGAGAGAGAATCTTCTGCAAACCATGGAGAGAGAAAAGTTATTTAAGGAAGAAGAGTTGAGCTTGGCAAGTCTTGCGGATGAATTGGGTCTTTCTTCTCATCAACTTTCAGAACTGATCAATCAGGAAATGGGAAAGAATTTTTCTGCATTCGTAAATGAGTATCGTATCAAGGAAGCTTGTCACCTTCTTTTGGAAACCGAAGATAGATCTATTTTAGATATCGCCTACGAAGTGGGATTTCGCAGTAAAACTTCCTTCCACCGAGCATTTACGAAGCAAGTAGGAGTGCCTCCATCCGAATTTAGGGAGAAAAAGGGAAAGTGA
- a CDS encoding crotonase/enoyl-CoA hydratase family protein: MTSYTYILTEKKGHVFSIILNRPSERNAMNTQMIFELSDALTKYEDDPDARCAVIYANGLHFTFGLELQEVAGALLEERRSLFTPNTINPWDTGETKRVRKKPVICAVHGFCLTLGIELMLACDIGLAADKTVFAQLEVQRGIPPFGGATIRFVRTAGWGNAMKYILTGDTFDAKEAYRLGIAQEVLPKKDLLPRAFELAEKISAQAPLAVQASIANARKALEEGQVPAISELFSITIENLKSPDGQEGVRSFLEKRAGVFKGK, encoded by the coding sequence ATGACATCATATACTTATATTCTCACGGAAAAGAAGGGTCACGTATTTTCAATCATTCTAAATCGACCAAGTGAAAGGAATGCAATGAATACTCAAATGATCTTTGAGTTAAGTGACGCTCTCACGAAGTACGAGGACGATCCGGATGCAAGATGCGCCGTTATCTATGCGAACGGTTTGCATTTTACCTTCGGTTTAGAATTACAAGAAGTAGCTGGCGCTCTCTTAGAAGAACGAAGAAGTCTTTTTACCCCAAATACGATCAATCCTTGGGACACTGGTGAAACAAAAAGAGTTAGAAAGAAGCCAGTGATCTGCGCCGTCCACGGATTTTGCCTAACGTTAGGAATAGAGCTCATGCTTGCTTGCGATATTGGTCTCGCAGCCGATAAAACCGTATTCGCTCAATTGGAAGTACAAAGAGGAATTCCTCCTTTTGGGGGAGCAACCATTCGATTCGTTAGAACTGCTGGTTGGGGAAACGCAATGAAATACATACTCACTGGAGATACTTTCGATGCCAAGGAAGCCTATCGTTTAGGAATCGCGCAGGAAGTCTTACCCAAAAAAGATCTACTCCCAAGAGCATTCGAACTTGCAGAGAAGATCTCCGCCCAAGCTCCCCTCGCAGTACAAGCAAGCATCGCAAATGCTCGAAAAGCTTTAGAGGAAGGCCAAGTCCCTGCCATCTCGGAATTATTTTCTATCACCATCGAAAACTTAAAATCTCCGGACGGTCAGGAAGGAGTTCGTTCCTTTTTAGAAAAAAGAGCGGGAGTGTTCAAAGGAAAATAA
- a CDS encoding acyl-CoA dehydrogenase family protein, giving the protein MDFNLSPDEHEFTESFRNFCKKEIHPYAEEADKKKEFPRSHYTKLGEAGYLGLLHEGEYGGQGAGVFLSTLAMEIVSEFCGSTFFSAGASAGLFGLPLKHFGTEEQKAKYLPDIISGKKIGSLGVTEPDGGSDVAAVTSLARKTGSDRYILSGQKTYITNAPNADYCLVLARAQDESGKEKGLTHFILDLNSKGVSRSTPMDKMGLKASPTGALFFEEVEIPEENILGKLGKGFRQTMQTFNAERLSLAAYSLGVMKACLDESKVFSSSRKSFGKSISQHQGVAFMLAEIYSKYEAAKWLTYNVAWEMEKSDLEGKGNMSLAGKCAACKLFATTAAREVTNLAVQIHGGAGFMDEYKVSRLYRDVRLGEIGGGTSEIQKLIISGSIMKGA; this is encoded by the coding sequence ATGGATTTCAATCTTTCTCCCGATGAACATGAGTTCACTGAATCCTTTCGTAATTTTTGTAAAAAGGAAATTCATCCGTATGCGGAAGAAGCGGATAAGAAAAAAGAATTTCCAAGATCTCATTATACTAAGCTCGGAGAGGCGGGTTATCTAGGCCTTCTTCATGAAGGCGAGTATGGAGGACAGGGTGCAGGAGTATTCTTAAGCACTCTTGCAATGGAGATTGTTTCCGAATTTTGCGGCTCCACTTTTTTTAGCGCGGGAGCATCCGCAGGACTATTCGGCCTTCCTCTAAAACATTTTGGGACCGAAGAACAAAAGGCAAAATATCTCCCGGATATCATTTCCGGAAAGAAGATAGGATCCTTGGGTGTAACGGAACCTGACGGAGGCTCGGACGTAGCTGCAGTCACTTCTCTCGCGAGAAAGACTGGATCAGATCGTTACATTCTTTCCGGTCAGAAGACGTACATTACGAATGCACCGAATGCTGATTACTGTCTCGTACTAGCTCGAGCTCAAGACGAATCCGGAAAAGAAAAAGGTTTAACTCATTTCATTCTAGATCTAAACAGCAAAGGAGTCTCTAGATCAACGCCCATGGACAAAATGGGATTAAAGGCATCCCCTACAGGCGCATTATTCTTTGAAGAAGTAGAGATCCCCGAAGAAAATATATTAGGAAAACTTGGTAAAGGTTTTCGTCAGACCATGCAAACATTCAATGCAGAACGTCTTTCCTTGGCTGCTTATTCTCTTGGAGTCATGAAGGCTTGCCTGGATGAATCCAAGGTATTTTCCTCTTCTCGCAAAAGCTTTGGAAAATCGATCTCCCAACACCAGGGAGTGGCATTTATGTTAGCGGAGATCTATTCCAAGTATGAGGCAGCGAAATGGCTGACATACAATGTTGCTTGGGAAATGGAAAAAAGCGATTTAGAAGGAAAAGGCAATATGAGCCTTGCAGGCAAATGTGCCGCTTGCAAATTATTTGCAACCACTGCCGCGAGAGAAGTCACAAACCTTGCAGTTCAGATCCACGGAGGAGCAGGCTTCATGGACGAGTACAAGGTTTCTCGTTTGTATAGAGACGTGAGACTGGGTGAGATCGGAGGAGGAACGAGCGAGATCCAGAAGCTCATCATCTCCGGAAGCATCATGAAAGGAGCTTAA
- a CDS encoding glycosyl hydrolase family 18 protein: MKLSLILFLLLCASLALVLFVLPSKEENQISAETPKIERMRASTWSQDFFAMMKYVHLYDEMHPFIYNLEGGRRNTGRILSVWKPDEIAERMQWLRLMSPRTLIIPTIFRWENDFEKVADVIGLNGNTKVRDFHIQFILKEVDKYGYDGIDIDYEGMTCEKKEVFQEFLILLRDELHKRGKLLSVAIHPKTVAEKPSVYPCKGLKSPIQVDFYEAYRGQLTHDYEFLGKVADKVKIMAYELHPRKNGFPGPGPQAPDWWIDRILEYASERIPNEKLYMAIPTYGYDWPLNCDIDSKSVYYSRAKWIQDKMAPRKEEPTDVLEIFKTQSKLGDWKYLRPYLYRHEGHVYSDPSLWYRMGGCDRVAFYMNRSAFEAKMKILEKYKIRGFSFWQLIEDNDPDINKYLEEKLGEADPKNKN, translated from the coding sequence ATAAAACTCTCCCTTATCCTGTTCCTTCTTCTTTGCGCAAGCTTAGCTCTTGTTCTATTCGTCTTACCTAGCAAGGAAGAAAATCAGATCTCCGCCGAGACCCCTAAAATAGAAAGAATGAGGGCATCTACCTGGTCCCAGGATTTCTTTGCGATGATGAAGTATGTGCATCTCTACGATGAGATGCATCCATTCATCTATAATTTAGAAGGGGGAAGGAGGAATACCGGACGCATTCTCTCCGTCTGGAAACCGGACGAGATCGCAGAAAGGATGCAATGGCTGAGGCTCATGTCTCCAAGAACCTTGATCATTCCCACTATCTTTCGTTGGGAAAATGATTTTGAGAAGGTCGCAGATGTGATCGGACTGAATGGTAATACAAAGGTCCGTGACTTTCATATCCAATTCATCCTGAAAGAAGTGGATAAATACGGATACGACGGGATCGATATAGACTATGAGGGAATGACCTGCGAGAAGAAAGAAGTATTTCAGGAATTTTTAATATTACTTCGAGACGAGCTTCATAAGCGGGGAAAGCTTCTTTCGGTCGCCATTCATCCTAAGACAGTCGCAGAAAAACCTTCTGTCTATCCTTGCAAAGGATTAAAATCTCCCATCCAAGTCGATTTTTACGAAGCATATAGAGGACAGCTTACTCACGACTATGAGTTTCTCGGAAAAGTCGCGGATAAGGTAAAGATCATGGCTTACGAACTGCATCCTCGCAAGAACGGATTTCCCGGGCCTGGGCCTCAGGCTCCTGATTGGTGGATTGACAGGATCCTTGAATATGCCTCCGAAAGAATTCCAAATGAGAAATTGTACATGGCAATTCCTACGTACGGATACGATTGGCCTTTGAATTGTGATATAGATTCCAAGTCGGTGTATTATTCTAGAGCGAAGTGGATCCAGGATAAGATGGCTCCCCGAAAGGAAGAACCGACAGATGTTTTGGAGATCTTTAAGACCCAATCCAAATTGGGAGACTGGAAATATTTAAGACCTTATTTATATAGGCATGAAGGACATGTATATTCGGATCCTTCTCTTTGGTATAGAATGGGTGGCTGCGATCGGGTCGCTTTTTATATGAACCGGTCGGCCTTCGAAGCCAAGATGAAAATATTAGAGAAATATAAAATTCGCGGATTTTCCTTCTGGCAATTGATCGAGGATAACGATCCGGACATAAACAAATATCTAGAAGAGAAATTAGGAGAAGCGGATCCTAAGAATAAGAACTAA
- the bcp gene encoding thioredoxin-dependent thiol peroxidase, translated as MSNLKEGAKAPSFTSVNEEGQKVSLKDLVGKKGLVLYFYPKDQTPGCTTEACDFRDNFARLKKEGYNVVGVSKDSVKSHQKFIEKQELNFTLLADEDGSICEAYGVWQLKKFMGREFMGIVRTTFLIGTDLKIQKVYPKVSVKGHVDEILGDIKAIDKK; from the coding sequence ATGAGCAATTTAAAAGAGGGTGCCAAGGCTCCCAGTTTTACTAGCGTAAACGAAGAAGGACAGAAAGTCTCCCTTAAGGACCTGGTCGGAAAGAAGGGATTGGTATTATATTTTTATCCTAAGGACCAAACCCCTGGCTGCACCACTGAGGCTTGCGACTTCCGAGATAATTTCGCAAGACTGAAGAAGGAAGGCTATAATGTAGTCGGAGTCTCCAAGGACTCGGTGAAATCCCACCAGAAATTTATTGAAAAACAGGAACTCAACTTTACCCTTCTTGCGGACGAGGACGGAAGCATTTGCGAGGCCTATGGAGTCTGGCAACTCAAGAAGTTCATGGGAAGAGAATTCATGGGGATTGTTCGAACCACTTTCCTAATCGGAACAGATCTGAAGATCCAGAAGGTTTATCCTAAGGTAAGTGTAAAGGGACATGTGGACGAGATACTCGGAGATATCAAGGCGATAGATAAAAAATGA
- a CDS encoding leucyl aminopeptidase, with amino-acid sequence MKIEKSKINFAIGKNSSKNVYKIIPVTKDSLPKELETKFGEQIRASIFTGESGQSFTDESERIIYLGLGDPSKVSIRSVAHLFLSIGEKLRKWDSVGLEIKLTRFLTKTLSPSTLVYQIANSIDLGAFPINVLTKDFKDRKLKFGTVTFLLEDQGAEKSAKAGLDKSRAVSKYVNGARYIAHLPANHFTPEEFVSRSKEIAKETGLKITVFDEPQLKKEKMGGILAVSQGSDKKPKMIVLEYNPPKPKSKKKLALIGKGLTFDSGGISIKPAQDMHEMKYDMCGAAAVIHAIGAIAELGLSVPVIAAIGVAENMPDAAALKPGDVYTAHNGLTVEVQNTDAEGRLVLGDVLSYIGKKYKPDYMIDLATLTGAIIISLGHEAAGVMSNSDKLRSLLDDASSSSDERTWNLPLWDEYGEDLKSDIADLRNIAGRPGGSLSAGKYLERFVDAGIDWAHIDIAGTAWRKKSSGTQIGNGPSGYGVRLLVDLAEKLEKNRGA; translated from the coding sequence ATGAAGATAGAAAAATCCAAAATCAATTTTGCAATCGGAAAGAATTCCTCTAAGAACGTATACAAGATCATACCAGTCACTAAAGACAGTCTTCCTAAAGAATTAGAGACTAAGTTTGGAGAACAGATCCGTGCCTCCATCTTTACAGGAGAGTCCGGACAAAGTTTTACGGATGAATCCGAACGAATCATCTATCTAGGCCTAGGAGATCCATCTAAGGTAAGCATTCGATCGGTGGCTCATCTATTCCTTTCTATAGGAGAGAAGCTTCGCAAATGGGATTCTGTCGGGCTGGAAATTAAGCTTACCCGCTTCTTAACGAAAACCTTATCTCCTTCGACACTCGTATATCAGATCGCTAACTCCATTGATCTAGGAGCCTTTCCGATCAATGTGCTTACCAAAGATTTCAAAGATAGAAAATTAAAATTCGGAACGGTAACTTTCTTATTAGAAGACCAAGGCGCGGAGAAATCAGCCAAAGCTGGCTTAGATAAATCTAGAGCGGTGAGCAAATATGTGAACGGCGCCAGATATATCGCTCATCTTCCTGCAAATCATTTCACTCCTGAAGAATTTGTATCTCGATCCAAGGAAATCGCAAAGGAAACAGGACTTAAGATCACTGTCTTTGACGAACCCCAACTTAAGAAAGAAAAGATGGGAGGAATCCTCGCGGTCAGCCAAGGCTCTGATAAAAAACCTAAAATGATCGTCCTCGAGTACAATCCTCCTAAGCCTAAATCCAAAAAGAAACTGGCTCTGATCGGAAAGGGGCTCACCTTCGATTCAGGAGGTATTAGTATCAAACCTGCACAAGACATGCATGAAATGAAGTATGATATGTGTGGCGCTGCCGCGGTCATTCATGCGATCGGAGCAATTGCTGAACTAGGACTTTCTGTTCCTGTGATTGCAGCCATCGGAGTAGCCGAAAATATGCCGGATGCTGCTGCTCTAAAGCCGGGAGATGTGTATACCGCTCATAACGGACTCACTGTAGAAGTGCAGAACACTGACGCAGAAGGACGCCTTGTCTTAGGCGATGTTCTTTCTTATATAGGAAAGAAATACAAACCGGACTACATGATAGATCTTGCTACCTTGACTGGAGCAATCATCATCTCACTCGGACATGAGGCAGCAGGAGTGATGAGTAATTCCGACAAACTTCGTTCCTTATTGGACGATGCCTCCTCTTCTTCCGACGAAAGGACCTGGAATCTCCCGCTTTGGGACGAATATGGCGAAGATCTAAAGAGCGATATTGCAGATCTTAGGAATATTGCAGGCCGTCCAGGTGGAAGTCTCTCCGCAGGAAAATACTTAGAGAGATTCGTAGATGCAGGGATAGACTGGGCTCATATAGATATTGCGGGAACCGCATGGAGAAAGAAATCTTCTGGTACTCAGATCGGGAACGGACCGAGCGGTTATGGAGTTCGTTTATTAGTGGACCTAGCAGAGAAGCTTGAAAAAAACCGGGGAGCCTAG